The Streptomyces laurentii genome contains a region encoding:
- a CDS encoding tonB-dependent receptor family protein (identified by MetaGeneAnnotator; putative;~sequence version:1) encodes MLEHVEPVAGDGQDTGRTAPNPPGLPEPPGLLDLLEAVEPPGPSELHGLAGLATADLRTLRLLDHPALLARAARLLDCPADLAESWAGASGDGLR; translated from the coding sequence GTGTTGGAGCACGTGGAGCCGGTGGCCGGGGACGGCCAGGACACCGGACGGACGGCCCCGAACCCGCCGGGCCTCCCCGAACCGCCCGGCCTGCTCGACCTGCTCGAAGCGGTCGAGCCACCCGGCCCCTCGGAGCTGCACGGACTGGCCGGCCTCGCCACCGCCGACCTGCGGACCCTGCGGCTCCTGGACCATCCGGCTCTGCTGGCACGGGCCGCGCGGCTGCTCGACTGTCCCGCCGACCTCGCCGAGTCCTGGGCCGGAGCCAGCGGTGACGGCCTTCGCTGA
- a CDS encoding hypothetical protein (identified by MetaGeneAnnotator; putative;~sequence version:1) — protein sequence MTSAPLSDTTLTRLARTRPDPAGTPYLGAALRARRRLLLKALRLRVDRGRDGPRPEPYARFDTSWALLERAERDHPGAVRALVDYPTTGTWLAAVLSAPEGPDFEALLAHWDTLAVAAALRARCPFDREIATPGGVLALTGAGRLRTGAERTRIHYDGGRTVRIGPAGAPLRRAFPYVLLVTAGPAPARLRGTGPQWSPLRALPGGRAVLDDLDPYRVPPDGTGLAGHRAAGHSADAYPAWAARWQEARALLARTDPDRAREITRAVRLLVPVTPGTPAPATARAQAPGSVPGSVPARHFGATLAAAPGAVLTTLPASPRELVETLVHEVHHGKLAALHALAPLYRPGGRAVYRVGWRADERPVSGVYQGAYAHLALTDLWRRAAEGDGLPAGWRTLAGQQFERFHDQVGEALGILLQSDQLTDSGREFAERMRTHHVSLGATRGARR from the coding sequence ATGACCTCCGCGCCGCTCAGCGACACCACCCTCACCCGGCTGGCCCGGACCCGCCCCGACCCCGCCGGTACGCCGTACCTGGGCGCCGCCCTCCGCGCCCGCCGGCGCCTGCTCCTCAAGGCCCTGCGCCTGCGCGTCGACCGGGGCCGCGACGGGCCGCGCCCCGAGCCGTACGCGCGCTTCGACACCTCCTGGGCGCTGCTGGAGCGCGCCGAACGGGACCACCCCGGCGCCGTCCGCGCCCTCGTCGACTACCCCACGACCGGGACCTGGCTGGCCGCCGTCCTCTCCGCCCCCGAGGGACCGGACTTCGAAGCGCTGCTCGCGCACTGGGACACCCTCGCCGTGGCGGCGGCGCTGCGCGCCCGCTGCCCGTTCGACCGGGAGATCGCCACCCCGGGCGGCGTGCTCGCGCTGACCGGCGCCGGACGGCTGCGGACCGGAGCCGAACGCACCCGGATCCACTACGACGGCGGCCGGACCGTCCGGATCGGCCCGGCCGGCGCCCCGCTCCGGCGCGCCTTCCCGTACGTCCTGCTGGTCACCGCCGGACCGGCGCCCGCCCGGCTGCGCGGCACCGGACCCCAGTGGAGCCCCCTGCGCGCCCTGCCCGGCGGGCGCGCCGTCCTCGACGACCTCGACCCCTACCGGGTCCCGCCCGACGGCACCGGCCTGGCCGGCCATCGCGCCGCCGGGCACAGCGCCGACGCCTATCCGGCCTGGGCGGCCCGCTGGCAGGAGGCCCGCGCCCTGCTGGCCCGTACCGACCCCGACCGGGCCCGGGAGATCACCCGCGCGGTCCGCCTCCTCGTCCCCGTGACTCCCGGCACCCCCGCCCCGGCGACCGCCCGCGCCCAGGCCCCCGGCTCCGTCCCCGGTTCCGTACCCGCCCGGCACTTCGGCGCCACCCTCGCCGCCGCGCCCGGCGCCGTCCTCACCACCCTGCCCGCGAGCCCACGGGAGCTGGTCGAGACCCTCGTGCACGAGGTGCACCACGGCAAACTCGCCGCCCTGCACGCCCTCGCCCCGCTCTACCGCCCCGGCGGCCGTGCCGTGTACCGGGTCGGCTGGCGGGCCGACGAACGGCCGGTCTCCGGCGTCTACCAGGGTGCCTACGCCCATCTCGCGCTCACCGATCTCTGGCGCCGGGCGGCCGAGGGGGACGGGCTGCCGGCCGGCTGGCGGACCCTCGCGGGGCAGCAGTTCGAGCGATTCCACGATCAGGTGGGCGAAGCCCTGGGGATCCTGCTTCAATCCGATCAACTCACCGACTCCGGGCGCGAGTTCGCCGAGCGGATGCGGACGCACCACGTGAGTCTCGGCGCCACGCGAGGCGCCCGTAGGTGA
- a CDS encoding ATP/GTP binding protein (AAA ATPase domain; pfam13191;~ATP/GTP binding protein [Streptomyces hygroscopicus subsp. jinggangensis TL01];~NACHT domain; pfam05729;~Tetratricopeptide repeat; pfam13374;~Tetratricopeptide repeat; pfam13424;~identified by MetaGeneAnnotator; putative) has product MAEQGRSGGGAVADRGGTTAPEHVLVVFPGYHRPWATWIAQRLESYGIRVTQQRWDPPREVPLEDSLGDLLLARGQVLLVLNDWFFELGPRPAGEWNDVLRGFVAAHADRFAAVNLTNRPLLPATAVLEPVSLWGAGEDEAEARVLSRLGIDPRRAGGRRAAPGSVVRYPDTPPEIWGEVPRRNRRFTGRDDLLTELQQRLMDADRGNAACTLLGMSGIGKTQIAAEYAHRFSPDYDIIWWVSSDDRNIQRDRLGGLAVALELPVGNEPGERIRAVREALRRGTPHSRWLIVFDGWDDTDGIDVMLPQGPGHVLVTSRNRAWADHTDVVEVPSFDRAESTAYLMRRAPHLTALEADEVAAEFGDVPLPLVQAAAWLGESGMEVDEYLRMVREGRLTTMDEPTGDGFPHASLTSWSILINRLRRAQPQAVEILSLCASFAPGRIPLGLVRTHPQADLPEDLRWMATDLAAWTRALDTLVNYSVLTRDSRGVASTETGPHQESVHMHRLVHDIVSRLTDGEQREAHRRAVRTLIAEADPGDPMDSRHWPQYAELLPHLAPSGALASRNPRVQNAILNCLRYCYRSGEYTAGTRLAELIRAEWSDFMDPLAQPMLDLTTQESNILRSSGRFREAHALDRALLDRLGRATPRNELGELFCNSNVAANLRYLGQYRDAEVLQREVLESAQALLGDAEFVTLVARHNLGVVLRLLGRYQEAYELDIDTLAQRETVLRTRHINTLNSVNALVHDLFTLGRYRDALVRQEANVRMHVQVLGAQHPQTLSARAQLALCRRREGGFQQDIGQQMESLLEQIEQVHGRSHYVTLSFITNYASYLREHGDLNKARDLTEEAEAAYRTLLGPVHPVSTGMLTNIGLVMQASGERSDALALLEASLAGLTSSLGADHPWVLGCALNTAAARNFNGRVADATELSRETLRRARHTLGNEHPLTLSAQIALAADLRGLREVEEAGKVEADALSTLTRTLGAQHPHTLSARQRNRPYWDFEAFLV; this is encoded by the coding sequence ATGGCGGAACAGGGGCGGTCGGGCGGCGGGGCCGTCGCGGACCGGGGTGGTACGACGGCACCCGAACACGTCCTGGTGGTCTTCCCGGGCTATCACCGCCCCTGGGCCACCTGGATCGCGCAGCGCCTGGAGTCGTACGGCATCCGGGTCACCCAGCAGCGCTGGGACCCGCCCCGCGAAGTCCCCCTCGAAGACTCCCTCGGCGACCTGCTGCTCGCCCGCGGCCAGGTCCTCCTCGTCCTCAACGACTGGTTCTTCGAACTCGGCCCGCGCCCCGCCGGTGAGTGGAACGACGTGCTGCGCGGCTTCGTCGCCGCCCACGCCGACCGCTTCGCCGCCGTCAACCTCACCAACCGGCCGCTGCTGCCCGCCACCGCCGTCCTCGAACCCGTCAGCCTCTGGGGCGCCGGCGAGGACGAGGCGGAGGCCCGGGTGCTCAGCCGCCTCGGCATCGACCCGCGCCGGGCCGGCGGCCGCCGCGCCGCCCCCGGCTCCGTCGTCCGCTACCCCGACACTCCGCCCGAGATCTGGGGCGAGGTCCCGCGCCGCAACCGCCGCTTCACCGGCCGCGACGACCTCCTCACCGAACTCCAGCAGCGCCTCATGGACGCCGACCGCGGCAACGCCGCCTGCACCCTCCTCGGCATGTCCGGCATCGGCAAGACCCAGATCGCCGCCGAGTACGCCCACCGCTTCAGCCCCGACTACGACATCATCTGGTGGGTCAGCTCCGACGACCGCAACATCCAGCGCGACCGCCTCGGCGGCCTCGCCGTCGCCCTCGAACTGCCCGTCGGCAACGAACCCGGCGAACGCATCCGCGCCGTCCGCGAGGCCCTGCGCCGCGGCACCCCGCACTCCCGCTGGCTGATCGTCTTCGACGGCTGGGACGACACCGACGGCATCGACGTGATGCTCCCGCAGGGCCCCGGCCACGTCCTCGTCACCTCCCGCAACCGCGCCTGGGCCGACCACACCGACGTCGTCGAGGTCCCCAGCTTCGACCGCGCCGAGTCCACCGCCTACCTCATGCGCCGTGCCCCGCACCTCACCGCGCTCGAAGCCGACGAGGTGGCCGCCGAGTTCGGCGACGTACCCCTGCCGCTCGTCCAGGCCGCCGCCTGGCTCGGCGAGTCCGGCATGGAGGTCGACGAGTACCTGCGGATGGTGCGCGAGGGACGGCTCACCACCATGGACGAGCCCACCGGTGACGGCTTCCCGCACGCCTCCCTCACCTCCTGGTCGATACTGATCAACCGGCTCCGGCGGGCCCAGCCGCAGGCCGTCGAGATCCTCAGCCTGTGCGCCTCCTTCGCCCCCGGACGCATCCCCCTCGGCCTCGTCCGCACCCATCCCCAGGCCGACCTGCCCGAGGATCTCCGCTGGATGGCCACCGACCTCGCCGCCTGGACCCGGGCCCTGGACACCCTGGTCAACTACTCCGTCCTCACCCGTGACAGCCGCGGTGTCGCCAGTACGGAGACGGGCCCCCACCAGGAATCCGTCCACATGCACCGGCTCGTCCACGACATCGTCTCCCGGCTCACCGACGGAGAGCAGCGCGAAGCCCACCGCCGGGCCGTGCGCACGCTGATCGCCGAGGCCGACCCCGGCGACCCCATGGACAGCCGGCACTGGCCTCAGTACGCCGAGCTGCTGCCGCACCTCGCCCCCTCGGGCGCGCTCGCCAGCCGCAACCCGCGCGTGCAGAACGCCATCCTCAACTGTCTGCGCTACTGCTACCGCAGCGGCGAGTACACGGCCGGCACCCGGCTCGCGGAGCTGATCCGCGCCGAGTGGAGCGACTTCATGGACCCGCTCGCCCAGCCGATGCTCGACCTCACCACGCAGGAGAGCAACATCCTGCGCTCCAGCGGCCGGTTCCGCGAGGCCCACGCCCTCGACCGGGCCCTGCTCGACCGGCTCGGCCGCGCGACGCCCCGCAACGAGCTCGGCGAACTCTTCTGCAACAGCAACGTCGCCGCCAACCTGCGCTATCTCGGCCAGTACCGGGACGCCGAGGTCCTGCAGCGCGAGGTCCTGGAGTCCGCCCAGGCGCTCCTCGGCGACGCCGAGTTCGTCACGCTCGTCGCCCGCCACAACCTCGGCGTGGTCCTCCGCCTCCTCGGCCGCTACCAGGAGGCGTACGAACTCGACATCGACACCCTCGCCCAGCGCGAGACGGTCCTGCGCACCCGCCACATCAACACGCTCAACTCCGTCAACGCCCTCGTCCACGACCTCTTCACGCTCGGCCGCTACCGCGACGCCCTGGTACGCCAGGAGGCCAACGTCCGGATGCACGTCCAGGTCCTCGGCGCGCAGCATCCGCAGACCCTCTCCGCCCGGGCCCAGCTCGCCCTGTGCCGGCGCCGCGAGGGCGGCTTCCAGCAGGACATCGGCCAGCAGATGGAGAGCCTGCTGGAACAGATCGAGCAGGTGCACGGCCGGAGCCACTACGTGACCCTGTCGTTCATCACCAACTACGCCAGCTATCTGCGCGAACACGGCGACTTGAACAAGGCCCGCGACCTGACCGAGGAAGCCGAGGCCGCGTACCGCACCCTCCTCGGCCCGGTGCACCCCGTCTCGACGGGCATGCTCACCAACATCGGCCTCGTCATGCAGGCCTCCGGCGAACGGTCCGACGCGCTCGCGCTCCTCGAAGCCTCCCTCGCCGGGCTCACCTCCTCCCTCGGCGCCGATCACCCCTGGGTGCTCGGCTGCGCCCTCAACACGGCCGCCGCCCGCAACTTCAACGGGCGCGTCGCCGACGCCACGGAGCTGAGCCGGGAGACGCTGCGCCGGGCCCGCCATACGCTCGGCAACGAGCACCCGCTCACCCTGTCCGCGCAGATCGCGCTCGCCGCCGACCTGCGCGGACTGCGCGAGGTGGAGGAGGCCGGCAAGGTCGAGGCGGACGCCCTGAGCACCCTCACCCGGACGCTCGGCGCCCAGCACCCGCACACGCTGTCCGCCCGCCAGCGCAACCGCCCGTACTGGGACTTCGAGGCCTTCCTCGTCTGA
- a CDS encoding 2-oxoglutarate decarboxylase (2-oxoacid dehydrogenases acyltransferase (catalytic domain); cl02008;~2-oxoglutarate decarboxylase [Amycolatopsis mediterranei U32];~Pyrimidine (PYR) binding domain of thiamine pyrophosphate (TPP)-dependent enzymes; cl11410;~TPP-binding site [chemical binding];~Thiamine pyrophosphate (TPP) family, E1 of OGDC-like subfamily, TPP-binding module; composed of proteins similarto the E1 component of the 2-oxoglutarate dehydrogenase multienzyme complex (OGDC). OGDC catalyzes the oxidative decarboxylation of...; cd02016;~alpha-ketoglutarate decarboxylase; Reviewed; PRK12270;~identified by MetaGeneAnnotator; putative), whose amino-acid sequence MSSQSPSTPSSPADQGAQGKSPVAAFGANEWLVDEIYQQYLQDPNSVDRAWWDFFADYKPGAAETPAAPAAPQAGPAQAAPAAPAAVPAPATVPAPAAQPAAAAPAPVKAAPAAPATPAAKPAAAPAKAAAAPAAEAVAGPELVTLRGPAAAVAKNMNASLEMPTATSVRAVPVKLLFDNRIVINNHLKRARGGKISFTHLIGYAMVQAIKAMPTMNHSFAVKDGKPTLVKPEHVNFGLAIDLVKPNGDRQLVVAGIKKAETLSFFEFWQAYEDIVKRARVGKLTMEDFTGVTVSLTNPGGLGTVHSVPRLMPGQSVIMGVGSMDYPAEFQGTSQDTLNKLGISKVMTLTSTYDHRVIQGAASGEFLRIVANLLLGEEGFYDDVFKSLRIPYEPVRWFRDIDTSHDDDVTKAARVFELIHSYRVRGHVMADTDPLEYKQRKHPDLDITEHGLTLWDLEREFAVGGFAGKTMMKLRDILGVLRDSYCRTTGIEFMHIQDPKQRKWIQDRVERPHARVEREEQLRILRRLNSAEAFETFLQTKYVGQKRFSLEGGESVIPLLDAVIDSAAESRLDEVVIGMAHRGRLNVLANIVGKSYAQIFREFEGNLDPKSMHGSGDVKYHLGAEGTFTGLDGEQIKVSLVANPSHLEAVDPVLEGVVRAKQDVINKGGTDFTVLPVALHGDAAFAGQGVVAETLNMSQLRGYRTGGTVHVVINNQVGFTAAPEASRSSMYATDVARMIEAPIFHVNGDDPEACVRVARLAFEFRQTFNKDVVIDLICYRRRGHNEGDNPQFTNPQMYTLIDKKRSVRKLYTESLIGRGDITLEEAEQALQDFQGQLEKVFAEVREATSAPAAAHVPDAKPEFPVAVETAISQEVVKRIAESQVNIPERITVHPRLMPQMQRRATSVDDGTIDWGFGETLALGSLLMEGTPVRLSGQDSRRGTFGHRHAVLVDQETGEDYTPLLYLSDDQAHYNVYDSLLSEYAAMGFEYGYSLARPDSLVMWEAQFGDFVNGAQTVVDEFISSAEQKWGQTSGVTLLLPHGYEGQGPDHSSARPERFLQMCAQDNMTVAMPTLPSNYFHLLRWQVHNPHHKPLIVFTPKSMLRLKAAASKVEEFTTGGFRPVIGDSSVNPADVRKVVFCAGKVYYDLEAERQKRGATDTAIIRLERLYPLPGAELQAEISKYPNAEKYLWAQEEPANQGAWPFIALNLIDHLDLAVGADIPAGERLRRISRPHSSSPAVGSAKRHQAEQAQLVAEVFDA is encoded by the coding sequence GTGTCGTCTCAGTCCCCCAGTACCCCGAGTTCCCCGGCCGACCAGGGCGCACAGGGCAAGTCCCCTGTAGCCGCCTTCGGCGCCAATGAATGGCTCGTCGACGAGATCTACCAGCAGTACCTCCAGGACCCGAATTCGGTCGACCGTGCCTGGTGGGACTTCTTCGCCGACTACAAGCCCGGTGCCGCGGAGACTCCCGCCGCGCCGGCCGCGCCGCAGGCGGGCCCCGCACAGGCCGCACCTGCCGCTCCGGCCGCCGTGCCCGCACCGGCCACCGTCCCGGCTCCGGCCGCCCAGCCCGCGGCCGCCGCTCCGGCGCCCGTCAAGGCCGCCCCGGCAGCTCCGGCGACTCCGGCCGCCAAGCCCGCCGCCGCGCCCGCGAAGGCCGCCGCCGCTCCGGCCGCGGAGGCCGTCGCCGGCCCCGAGCTGGTCACGCTGCGCGGCCCGGCCGCCGCCGTCGCGAAGAACATGAACGCCTCGCTGGAGATGCCGACGGCCACGTCCGTCCGCGCCGTCCCGGTGAAGCTGCTGTTCGACAACCGCATCGTCATCAACAACCACCTGAAGCGCGCCCGGGGCGGGAAGATCTCCTTCACCCACCTCATCGGCTACGCGATGGTGCAGGCCATCAAGGCCATGCCGACGATGAACCACTCCTTCGCGGTGAAGGACGGCAAGCCGACCCTGGTGAAGCCGGAGCACGTCAACTTCGGTCTGGCCATCGACCTGGTCAAGCCGAACGGCGACCGCCAGCTCGTCGTCGCCGGCATCAAGAAGGCCGAGACGCTCAGCTTCTTCGAGTTCTGGCAGGCGTACGAGGACATCGTCAAGCGCGCCCGCGTGGGCAAGCTGACGATGGAGGACTTCACCGGCGTCACGGTCTCCCTGACCAACCCCGGCGGCCTCGGCACCGTCCACTCCGTGCCGCGTCTGATGCCCGGACAGTCGGTCATCATGGGCGTCGGCTCGATGGACTACCCGGCCGAGTTCCAGGGCACCTCCCAGGACACCCTGAACAAGCTGGGCATCTCCAAGGTCATGACCCTGACCTCGACCTACGACCACCGGGTCATCCAGGGTGCGGCCTCCGGCGAGTTCCTGCGCATCGTCGCGAACCTGCTCCTCGGCGAGGAGGGCTTCTACGACGACGTCTTCAAGTCGCTGCGGATCCCCTACGAGCCGGTCCGCTGGTTCAGGGACATCGACACGTCGCACGACGACGACGTCACCAAGGCCGCCCGGGTCTTCGAGCTGATCCACTCCTACCGGGTGCGCGGCCACGTCATGGCCGACACCGACCCGCTGGAGTACAAGCAGCGCAAGCACCCCGACCTGGACATCACCGAGCACGGCCTCACCCTGTGGGACCTGGAGCGCGAGTTCGCGGTCGGCGGCTTCGCCGGCAAGACGATGATGAAGCTCCGCGACATCCTCGGCGTGCTCCGCGACTCGTACTGCCGCACCACCGGCATCGAGTTCATGCACATCCAGGACCCGAAGCAGCGCAAGTGGATCCAGGACCGCGTGGAGCGCCCGCACGCCCGCGTGGAGCGCGAGGAGCAGCTGCGCATCCTGCGCCGGCTGAACTCGGCCGAGGCGTTCGAGACCTTCCTGCAGACGAAGTACGTCGGCCAGAAGCGGTTCTCGCTGGAGGGCGGCGAGTCCGTCATCCCGCTGCTCGACGCGGTCATCGACTCCGCGGCGGAGTCCCGCCTGGACGAGGTCGTCATCGGCATGGCCCACCGCGGCCGCCTGAACGTCCTCGCGAACATCGTCGGCAAGTCGTACGCGCAGATCTTCCGCGAGTTCGAGGGCAACCTCGACCCGAAGTCGATGCACGGCTCCGGCGACGTCAAGTACCACCTGGGCGCCGAGGGCACCTTCACCGGTCTCGACGGCGAGCAGATCAAGGTCTCCCTGGTCGCCAACCCCTCCCACCTGGAGGCGGTCGACCCGGTCCTGGAGGGTGTCGTCCGCGCCAAGCAGGACGTCATCAACAAGGGCGGCACGGACTTCACCGTCCTCCCGGTCGCCCTGCACGGCGACGCGGCCTTCGCGGGCCAGGGTGTCGTGGCCGAGACGCTGAACATGTCGCAGCTGCGCGGCTACCGCACCGGCGGCACGGTCCACGTCGTCATCAACAACCAGGTCGGCTTCACCGCGGCCCCCGAGGCCTCGCGTTCCTCCATGTACGCCACCGACGTGGCCCGCATGATCGAGGCGCCGATCTTCCACGTGAACGGCGACGACCCGGAGGCCTGCGTCCGCGTCGCGCGGCTCGCCTTCGAGTTCCGCCAGACGTTCAACAAGGACGTCGTGATCGACCTCATCTGCTACCGCCGCCGCGGTCACAACGAGGGCGACAACCCGCAGTTCACCAACCCCCAGATGTACACCCTGATCGACAAGAAGCGTTCGGTGCGCAAGCTCTACACCGAGTCGCTCATCGGTCGTGGCGACATCACCCTGGAAGAGGCCGAGCAGGCGCTCCAGGACTTCCAGGGCCAGCTGGAGAAGGTCTTCGCGGAGGTCCGCGAGGCCACCTCGGCCCCGGCCGCGGCGCACGTGCCGGACGCCAAGCCGGAGTTCCCGGTGGCCGTCGAGACCGCGATCTCCCAGGAGGTCGTGAAGCGGATCGCCGAGTCCCAGGTCAACATCCCGGAGCGGATCACGGTCCACCCGCGTCTGATGCCGCAGATGCAGCGTCGCGCGACGTCGGTCGACGACGGCACCATCGACTGGGGCTTCGGCGAGACCCTCGCCCTCGGCTCCCTGCTGATGGAGGGCACCCCGGTCCGCCTGTCGGGCCAGGACTCCCGCCGCGGCACCTTCGGACACCGTCACGCGGTCCTCGTCGACCAGGAGACCGGCGAGGACTACACCCCGCTGCTCTACCTGTCCGACGACCAGGCCCACTACAACGTCTACGACTCGCTGCTCAGCGAGTACGCGGCGATGGGCTTCGAGTACGGCTACTCGCTGGCCCGCCCGGACTCCCTGGTCATGTGGGAGGCCCAGTTCGGTGACTTCGTCAACGGCGCGCAGACCGTCGTCGACGAGTTCATCTCCTCGGCCGAGCAGAAGTGGGGCCAGACCTCCGGCGTCACCCTGCTCCTGCCGCACGGCTACGAGGGCCAGGGCCCGGACCACTCGTCCGCCCGTCCCGAGCGCTTCCTGCAGATGTGCGCCCAGGACAACATGACGGTCGCCATGCCGACGCTGCCGTCGAACTACTTCCACCTGCTGCGCTGGCAGGTCCACAACCCGCACCACAAGCCGCTCATCGTCTTCACCCCGAAGTCGATGCTGCGTCTGAAGGCCGCGGCGTCGAAGGTGGAGGAGTTCACCACCGGCGGCTTCCGCCCGGTGATCGGCGACAGCTCGGTCAACCCGGCCGACGTCCGCAAGGTCGTCTTCTGCGCGGGCAAGGTCTACTACGACCTGGAGGCCGAGCGGCAGAAGCGCGGTGCCACGGACACGGCGATCATCCGTCTGGAGCGCCTGTACCCGCTGCCGGGTGCCGAGCTGCAGGCCGAGATCTCCAAGTACCCGAACGCCGAGAAGTACCTGTGGGCCCAGGAGGAGCCGGCGAACCAGGGTGCCTGGCCGTTCATCGCGCTCAACCTGATCGACCACCTGGACCTGGCGGTCGGCGCGGACATCCCGGCGGGCGAGCGCCTGCGCCGGATCTCCCGCCCGCACTCCTCCTCCCCGGCGGTCGGCTCGGCCAAGCGCCACCAGGCGGAGCAGGCGCAGCTGGTCGCGGAGGTCTTCGACGCCTGA
- a CDS encoding two-component system sensor kinase (ATP binding site [chemical binding];~G-X-G motif;~Histidine Kinase A (dimerization/phosphoacceptor) domain; Histidine Kinase A dimers are formed through parallel association of 2 domains creating 4-helix bundles; usually these domains contain aconserved His residue and are activated via...; cd00082;~Histidine kinase, Adenylyl cyclase, Methyl-accepting protein, and Phosphatase (HAMP) domain. HAMP isa signaling domain which occurs in a wide variety of signaling proteins, many of which are bacterial. The HAMP domain consists of two alpha helices...; cd06225;~Histidine kinase-like ATPases; This family includes several ATP-binding proteins for example: histidine kinase, DNA gyrase B, topoisomerases, heat shock protein HSP90, phytochrome-like ATPases and DNA mismatch repair proteins; cd00075;~Mg2+ binding site [ion binding];~dimer interface [polypeptide binding];~dimerization interface [polypeptide binding];~identified by MetaGeneAnnotator; putative;~phosphorylation site [posttranslational modification];~two-component system sensor kinase [Streptomyces pristinaespiralis ATCC25486]): MLLTSGLALVAIRTSTEFRYITIFAMIATLLITQFVAQSLTAPLDEMNHVAGSISRGDFSRRVRGADRRDELGDLASTINRMADDLEAVDRHRKELVANVSHELRTPIAALRAVLENVVDGVSEADPETMRTALKQTERLGRLVETLLDLSRLDNGVVTLRARRFEVWPYLSGILREANLAASQRGLSSTSGLHRRTDVHLHLDVSPPELTGHADAERLHQVMANLIDNAVKHSPPHGRVTVRARRGPYPDSLELEVQDEGPGIPEAERHKVFERFNRGAVPARYGPGSDGGTGLGLAIARWAVDLHGGRIGVAESSRGCRIRLTLPGSLPPCD, translated from the coding sequence GTGCTGCTGACCTCGGGACTCGCCCTGGTGGCGATCCGGACCTCGACCGAGTTCCGCTACATCACGATCTTCGCGATGATCGCCACTCTGCTGATCACCCAGTTCGTGGCCCAGTCCCTGACCGCCCCGCTGGACGAGATGAACCACGTCGCCGGCTCGATCTCGCGCGGCGACTTCAGCCGCCGGGTGCGCGGCGCGGACCGCCGGGACGAGCTGGGCGACCTGGCGTCGACCATCAACCGGATGGCGGACGACCTGGAGGCGGTGGACCGCCACCGCAAGGAGCTGGTCGCCAACGTCTCGCACGAGCTGCGCACCCCCATCGCCGCGCTCCGGGCCGTCCTGGAGAACGTGGTGGACGGGGTCTCCGAGGCCGATCCGGAGACGATGCGGACCGCGCTGAAGCAGACCGAGCGGCTCGGCCGGCTGGTGGAGACCCTGCTCGACCTCTCCCGCCTGGACAACGGCGTCGTCACACTGCGTGCGCGCCGCTTCGAGGTGTGGCCGTACCTCTCCGGAATTCTGCGCGAGGCGAACCTGGCCGCGTCCCAGCGCGGCCTGTCCTCGACCTCGGGCCTGCACCGCCGTACCGACGTCCATCTCCACCTGGACGTCTCCCCGCCGGAGCTGACCGGGCACGCGGACGCGGAGCGGCTGCACCAGGTGATGGCGAATCTCATCGACAACGCGGTCAAGCACTCCCCGCCGCACGGCCGCGTCACCGTACGGGCGCGCCGCGGACCGTATCCGGACTCGCTGGAGCTGGAGGTCCAGGACGAGGGCCCGGGCATCCCGGAGGCGGAGCGGCACAAGGTCTTCGAGCGGTTCAACCGGGGCGCGGTCCCGGCCCGGTACGGGCCGGGCAGCGACGGCGGCACCGGGCTCGGCCTGGCGATCGCCCGCTGGGCGGTGGATCTGCACGGCGGACGCATCGGCGTGGCCGAATCCTCACGGGGCTGCCGGATCAGGCTCACTCTTCCGGGCAGCCTTCCACCGTGCGATTGA